The DNA segment CACCATCCTCCCATAAGAAAGCCTGATAACCGGAGCAAGAGCCGAGGTCAGCAAGAAAAGGAATGCAGCCTGACCGTTAGGAGTTGCAACACTCGGAATATTGGTTCCGGTGTTGATTGCTACTGCCAGCTTATCAAGATTTGTCATAATACTGAGCGCCTGAGTTGCTGCTGCCTGTGGTAAGCCAGCAACTGCATCAGCCCGTGCAATATGTGGATCGGTGAGCTTGTCCATCAGAGCCTGTCCAGTCATTCCGATGTCGGGAATGGCTCCGAGCAAGTGAACAAAGTGCATTTTGGTTTCGGAGATATAAACGGTAGCGACAAATACATTGTCAGAAATAGCCGAGAGCAAGCCGTTGGCAATGTAGTATGCAACAAGCTGGGTTTGGCCATGCAGGCTGAGCACGTAATTAATGATAGGATGAAATAGACCCTGATCATGAATTACAGCTACAACTGAAAAGAATACTACGAGAAGAGCAGTAAAGGGCAGTGCTTCCTCGAAAGCTTTTCCTAAATGATGTTCTTCAATAACACCGTTCATAGAAGTAAGCAGAATAATAACTGACAGGCCGATAACGCCGACCGCAGCAAGGTGTAAAGCTAAGGCAGTAACGAGCCATATACCTGTTATTGCCTGAATGAATAAACGGACCTTACCTTTCTGCCCTTGTTGTTCTTCCATTTTAATAGCTGTTTCAAGTAGGTGAGAACGAATGTTTCCGGGCAACTGTGCTCCGTAGCCGAAGAGATGAAAGTATTCAACGGTTACACAGGTCAGCAGTCCTGTAACTAAAACAGGCATTGATACAGGCATGACTTTCAGGAAGAATTCTACGAAGTGCCAGCCCATCTCACTGGCGATGAGCAGGTTCTGAGGCTCTCCGACCAGTGTGCAAACTCCGCCGAGGGCTGTTCCTACAGCACCGTGCATCATAAGATTACGCAGAAAAGCTCGGAATTCCAACAAATCTTCACGGTTTTTAGCAATGACAGCCTGATCGTTACACAGGTCATGGTCACAGTGCAGGGTCTTTCCCGAGGCGAATCTGTGATAGACATTGTAGAATCCATAAGCCACGGCAATAATAACAGCGGTTACAGTCAATGCATCAAGAAATGCTGATAATATAGCGCCTGCAAGACAGAACAGTACTGAGATAACTATCTTAGAACGGACTCGAACGAGAATGCGTGTAAATGTGAATTGCAGAAATTCTTTCATGAAATAGATCCCTGCGACCATAAAAATCAGCAGCAGGATAACTTCAAAATTTTTGATAGCTTCATGGTAAATTGTCTCACTTGAAGTCATGCCCAGAAAGACTGCTTCAAATGCTAGTAGTCCACCGGCTGGCAAAGGATAACATTTCAAAGCCATTGCCAGTGTAAAAATGAACTCTGCAATAAGCGCCCAGCCAGCTACAAATGGTCCGGCAACGAGCATAAGGCACGGGTTCAAGGCCAGAAAAAATAAAATGGTCAGTTTGTACCATTTAGGGGCAGCTCCCAGAAAGTTGCTGCCTAGTGCTTGCAAAAATGTAGGTTGCATCAAATTCTCCTTTTTGATGGACATAATTAGGCTGTTAGCGAGTATTGTCGTTATTAATGTGTTTTATTGCCGCAATAACTATAAGGACTTACTCTCTGTCGGCTATAGTATACAAAACGCAAAAGTGGTTTACTCCTGAGTATTTAATCAGTCCAGTGCAATAACTGATTATTAATATGAGATTTTTATTTTCGTATAAATTAATGTTGGTTTTATAGAGTTTTAGGGTAGTATTACATCA comes from the Maridesulfovibrio ferrireducens genome and includes:
- the nhaB gene encoding sodium/proton antiporter NhaB — encoded protein: MQPTFLQALGSNFLGAAPKWYKLTILFFLALNPCLMLVAGPFVAGWALIAEFIFTLAMALKCYPLPAGGLLAFEAVFLGMTSSETIYHEAIKNFEVILLLIFMVAGIYFMKEFLQFTFTRILVRVRSKIVISVLFCLAGAILSAFLDALTVTAVIIAVAYGFYNVYHRFASGKTLHCDHDLCNDQAVIAKNREDLLEFRAFLRNLMMHGAVGTALGGVCTLVGEPQNLLIASEMGWHFVEFFLKVMPVSMPVLVTGLLTCVTVEYFHLFGYGAQLPGNIRSHLLETAIKMEEQQGQKGKVRLFIQAITGIWLVTALALHLAAVGVIGLSVIILLTSMNGVIEEHHLGKAFEEALPFTALLVVFFSVVAVIHDQGLFHPIINYVLSLHGQTQLVAYYIANGLLSAISDNVFVATVYISETKMHFVHLLGAIPDIGMTGQALMDKLTDPHIARADAVAGLPQAAATQALSIMTNLDKLAVAINTGTNIPSVATPNGQAAFLFLLTSALAPVIRLSYGRMVLLALPYTITMSLMGLAAVNYLL